In Pseudonocardia sp. C8, one genomic interval encodes:
- a CDS encoding 3-hydroxyacyl-CoA dehydrogenase, with translation MDINGAVAVVTGGASGLGLATTEKFVEQGAKVVIIDLPSSQGAAVAEKLGEAVRFVPADVTSSEQVGAALDVAEELGTLRVAVNCAGIGNAAKTYGKKGAFPLEGFTKVVNVNLIGTFNVIRLAAERIAKAEPVDGDRGVVVNTASVAAFEGQIGQAAYSASKGGIVGMTLPIARDLADLGIRVVTIAPGLFETPLLGALPEDVKASLGTQVPHPSRLGQPAEYALLAAHIVENPMLNGETIRLDGAIRMQPR, from the coding sequence ATGGACATCAACGGAGCCGTCGCCGTCGTCACCGGCGGCGCATCCGGCCTCGGCCTGGCGACCACGGAGAAGTTCGTGGAGCAGGGCGCGAAGGTCGTGATCATCGACCTGCCGTCGTCGCAGGGCGCGGCGGTCGCCGAGAAGCTGGGCGAGGCGGTGCGGTTCGTGCCGGCGGACGTGACCAGCTCCGAGCAGGTGGGTGCGGCGCTGGACGTCGCCGAGGAGCTCGGCACCCTGCGGGTCGCGGTCAACTGCGCCGGGATCGGCAACGCCGCCAAGACCTACGGCAAGAAGGGCGCGTTCCCGCTCGAGGGGTTCACCAAGGTCGTCAACGTCAACCTGATCGGCACGTTCAACGTGATCCGGCTGGCTGCCGAGCGGATCGCGAAGGCCGAGCCGGTCGACGGCGACCGGGGCGTGGTGGTGAACACCGCGTCGGTGGCGGCGTTCGAGGGGCAGATCGGGCAGGCCGCGTACTCGGCGTCGAAGGGCGGCATCGTCGGCATGACCCTGCCGATCGCCCGCGACCTGGCCGACCTGGGCATCCGGGTGGTGACGATCGCGCCGGGGCTGTTCGAGACCCCGTTGCTGGGCGCGCTGCCCGAGGACGTCAAGGCCTCCCTCGGGACGCAGGTGCCGCACCCGTCCCGGCTGGGGCAGCCGGCCGAGTACGCGTTGCTGGCCGCGCACATCGTGGAGAACCCGATGCTCAACGGCGAGACGATCCGCCTGGACGGCGCGATCCGGATGCAGCCGCGGTAA
- a CDS encoding acetyl-CoA C-acyltransferase, translating to MRDAVIVEAVRTPVGKRKGGLAGVHPADLSAHVLRSLAERSGIDPAEIEDVVWGCVSQSGEQTFDIGRTAALAAGFPESVTGVTVDRQCGSSQQSVHFAAAGLVAGHYDVVVAGGVESMTRVPMGSSRGDQDPLGADFHARYGVSPNQGVGAEMMSEKWGFSRTELDQFALASHDRAAAAQDGGRFDAQLAPVAGVTADEGVRRGGTLEALAQLKTVFKDADQGGVIHAGNSSQISDGAAALLMTTSEKARELGLTPIARVHTAVLAGADPVMMLSAPIPATEKALRRSGLSVADIGVFEVNEAFAPVPLAWLADIAGGDAAVAGRMNPNGGAIALGHPLGASGARIMTTLVHHMRDQGIRYGLQTMCEGGGQANATILELVGGK from the coding sequence GTGCGAGACGCCGTCATCGTCGAGGCCGTGCGCACACCGGTCGGCAAGCGCAAGGGCGGGCTGGCAGGGGTGCACCCGGCCGACCTCTCCGCCCACGTGCTGCGGAGCCTGGCCGAGCGGTCCGGGATCGACCCCGCCGAGATCGAGGACGTCGTCTGGGGCTGCGTGTCCCAGAGCGGGGAGCAGACCTTCGACATCGGCCGCACCGCCGCGCTCGCCGCCGGCTTCCCCGAGTCGGTGACCGGCGTGACGGTCGACCGCCAGTGCGGGTCGAGCCAGCAGTCGGTGCACTTCGCGGCCGCCGGGCTGGTCGCGGGACACTACGACGTCGTCGTCGCCGGCGGGGTCGAGTCGATGACCCGGGTGCCGATGGGTTCCTCGCGCGGGGACCAGGACCCGCTGGGCGCGGACTTCCACGCCCGCTACGGCGTCTCGCCGAACCAGGGCGTCGGCGCCGAGATGATGTCGGAGAAGTGGGGGTTCTCCCGCACCGAGCTGGACCAGTTCGCGCTGGCATCGCACGACCGTGCGGCGGCCGCGCAGGACGGCGGCCGGTTCGACGCCCAGCTCGCCCCGGTCGCCGGCGTGACCGCCGACGAGGGCGTGCGCCGCGGCGGCACCCTGGAGGCGCTGGCCCAGCTCAAGACGGTGTTCAAGGACGCAGACCAGGGCGGGGTCATCCATGCCGGGAACTCCTCGCAGATCTCCGACGGCGCGGCGGCGCTGCTGATGACCACGAGCGAGAAGGCGCGCGAGCTCGGCCTGACCCCGATCGCGCGGGTGCACACCGCGGTGCTGGCCGGTGCCGACCCGGTGATGATGCTGAGCGCGCCGATCCCGGCCACCGAGAAGGCGCTGCGCCGGTCCGGGCTGTCGGTGGCCGACATCGGGGTGTTCGAGGTCAACGAGGCGTTCGCGCCGGTGCCGCTGGCGTGGCTGGCCGACATCGCCGGTGGGGACGCGGCCGTGGCCGGGCGGATGAACCCGAACGGCGGCGCGATCGCGCTCGGGCACCCGCTGGGCGCGTCCGGCGCCCGGATCATGACGACGCTCGTGCACCACATGCGTGACCAGGGCATACGGTACGGCCTGCAGACCATGTGCGAGGGCGGCGGTCAGGCCAACGCGACCATCCTGGAGCTCGTGGGCGGGAAGTAG
- a CDS encoding dicarboxylate/amino acid:cation symporter — protein MSLAVRAARAWRRPRVFAVLTLAGLVLGALLGLTARVTGAGWLASTLDTIGSLFTGLLQFTVVPLVFLAIVIGIVSLRDLGGGRAAARLGGRTVAWFAGTSLIAVLIGLAIGLIGRPGEGVTLTADPDAVRQVGEKTPGSWQSLLTGLVPDNPVAAFAGNEVLQVVVSALLVGAAAYALKDKADPFVAFSRSAFEIVLTIVRWVVVLAPVGVIGLIGNAFATYGSGVVSSLFGFIAAVYLGCALVLFVVYPVLLKAVAGIGPRRFFAVTWPLLQFAFVSRSSGASLPLTRQAAIDLGVERNYAGFAVPLGSTTKMDGCAAVYPALATIFIAHVAGYPLAAWQYLVIVAVAVFGALATAGTTGWFTMLTLTLAAVGMPPEVIAAGIAVVIGIDPILDMMRTATNVAGQVTVPVLVAGQEGLLDREDAETPDEGGVTTVAGSGPGAAAGGGAPSALSAADDGAGATAGAPARG, from the coding sequence GTGTCACTCGCCGTTCGTGCGGCCCGCGCCTGGCGCAGGCCCCGCGTGTTCGCCGTCCTCACCCTCGCCGGCCTCGTCCTCGGCGCGCTGCTCGGGCTGACCGCCCGGGTCACCGGCGCGGGCTGGTTGGCCTCCACACTGGACACCATCGGCAGCCTGTTCACCGGGCTGCTGCAGTTCACCGTCGTCCCGCTGGTCTTCCTGGCGATCGTGATCGGCATCGTCAGCCTGCGCGACCTCGGCGGCGGGCGGGCCGCGGCCCGGCTCGGCGGCCGCACCGTCGCGTGGTTCGCCGGGACGTCGCTGATCGCCGTCCTCATCGGTCTCGCGATCGGCCTGATCGGTCGCCCGGGCGAGGGCGTCACGCTGACCGCCGACCCGGACGCCGTCCGGCAGGTGGGCGAGAAGACGCCCGGCTCGTGGCAGTCCCTGCTGACCGGCCTCGTGCCGGACAACCCGGTCGCCGCGTTCGCCGGCAACGAGGTGCTGCAGGTCGTCGTGTCCGCGCTGCTCGTCGGGGCCGCCGCCTACGCGCTGAAGGACAAGGCCGACCCGTTCGTGGCGTTCTCCCGGTCGGCCTTCGAGATCGTCCTGACGATCGTCCGGTGGGTCGTGGTGCTCGCCCCGGTCGGCGTGATCGGCCTGATCGGCAACGCCTTCGCCACCTACGGCAGCGGCGTGGTGAGCTCGCTGTTCGGGTTCATCGCGGCCGTCTACCTCGGATGCGCGCTCGTGCTGTTCGTCGTGTACCCGGTGCTGCTGAAGGCCGTCGCGGGGATCGGCCCGCGCCGGTTCTTCGCGGTGACCTGGCCGCTCCTGCAGTTCGCGTTCGTGTCCCGGTCGTCGGGTGCGTCGCTGCCGCTGACCCGGCAGGCCGCCATCGATCTCGGCGTGGAGCGGAACTACGCCGGCTTCGCCGTCCCGCTGGGCAGCACGACCAAGATGGACGGCTGCGCCGCCGTCTACCCGGCCCTGGCGACGATCTTCATCGCGCACGTGGCCGGCTACCCGCTGGCGGCCTGGCAGTACCTGGTCATCGTCGCGGTCGCCGTGTTCGGCGCGCTGGCCACCGCCGGGACCACCGGCTGGTTCACGATGCTCACGCTGACCCTGGCCGCGGTCGGCATGCCGCCGGAGGTCATCGCCGCGGGCATCGCGGTCGTCATCGGCATCGACCCGATCCTGGACATGATGCGGACCGCGACCAACGTGGCCGGTCAGGTCACCGTGCCGGTCCTCGTGGCCGGGCAGGAGGGCCTCCTCGACCGGGAGGACGCCGAGACCCCCGACGAGGGCGGTGTCACGACGGTGGCCGGGAGCGGTCCGGGGGCGGCGGCCGGAGGCGGCGCGCCCTCGGCGCTCTCAGCGGCCGACGACGGCGCCGGCGCGACGGCGGGGGCACCGGCCCGCGGCTGA
- a CDS encoding MFS transporter encodes MSTVDARTEKRRTIMGIGAGNAMEWFDWNVYATFSAFFAPQFFAGGDSGAALLKTLAVFAVGFVARPFGGFLFGWVADRRGRKASMALCVATAAVGSLAIGLSPTYAMIGLAAPLILVVARLAQGLAHGGELPAAQTYLAEMAPREKRGLWSSLIYFSGTAGILAGTVLGAVLSSVLTTEQMAAYGWRVPFVLGGVFGLYALVMRLRMRESDTYAEEEAARAAAPAKAAPSLVRQMLAQPKAMVRVVFLTCGLTVAYYVWSVAAPAYAITARGVDPSAALWAGAGALVIFMLVLPLWGAVSDRFGRRRTLLIPGAILAALLFPLDAMVHDGWTLFLAMTIALVLLGAGCAIGPALYAELFPTGIRAAGLGVPYSIAVALFGGTSPYLQTLFSEIGSPGLFLGYAIGLLVISGVTIYLLPETRGIDLATIGNEQQAGTARAA; translated from the coding sequence ATGAGCACGGTCGACGCGCGCACCGAGAAGCGCCGGACGATCATGGGGATCGGTGCCGGCAACGCGATGGAGTGGTTCGACTGGAACGTCTACGCCACCTTCTCCGCGTTCTTCGCGCCCCAGTTCTTCGCCGGTGGTGACTCCGGTGCCGCCCTGCTGAAGACCCTCGCCGTGTTCGCCGTCGGCTTCGTGGCCCGCCCGTTCGGCGGCTTCCTGTTCGGCTGGGTCGCCGACCGCCGCGGCCGGAAGGCGTCGATGGCGCTGTGCGTGGCGACGGCCGCGGTCGGCAGCCTGGCGATCGGTCTGTCCCCGACCTACGCCATGATCGGGCTCGCCGCGCCGCTGATCCTGGTGGTCGCCCGGCTGGCGCAGGGGCTCGCGCACGGCGGCGAGCTGCCGGCCGCGCAGACCTACCTGGCCGAGATGGCGCCGCGGGAGAAGCGCGGCCTGTGGTCGAGCCTGATCTACTTCTCCGGCACGGCGGGGATCCTGGCGGGGACGGTGCTCGGCGCCGTGCTCAGCAGCGTCCTCACCACCGAGCAGATGGCGGCCTACGGCTGGCGGGTGCCGTTCGTGCTCGGCGGCGTGTTCGGGCTCTACGCCCTGGTCATGCGGCTGCGGATGCGCGAGTCCGACACCTACGCCGAGGAGGAGGCCGCGCGGGCCGCGGCCCCCGCGAAGGCGGCACCGTCGCTGGTGCGCCAGATGCTGGCCCAGCCGAAGGCCATGGTCCGGGTGGTGTTCCTGACCTGCGGGCTCACCGTCGCCTACTACGTCTGGTCGGTCGCCGCCCCGGCGTACGCGATCACGGCCCGCGGGGTCGACCCGTCCGCGGCGCTGTGGGCGGGCGCGGGCGCACTGGTGATCTTCATGCTGGTCCTGCCGCTGTGGGGCGCGGTCTCCGACCGGTTCGGCCGCCGCCGGACCCTGCTGATCCCCGGCGCGATCCTGGCCGCGCTGCTGTTCCCGCTGGACGCGATGGTCCACGACGGCTGGACGCTGTTCCTCGCGATGACGATCGCGCTGGTGCTGCTCGGGGCCGGGTGCGCCATCGGGCCGGCGCTCTACGCCGAGCTGTTCCCGACCGGGATCCGCGCGGCCGGGCTCGGCGTGCCGTACTCGATCGCGGTCGCGCTGTTCGGGGGGACCTCGCCGTACCTGCAGACGCTGTTCTCCGAGATCGGCAGTCCGGGCCTGTTCCTCGGCTACGCCATCGGCCTGCTGGTGATCTCCGGGGTGACCATCTACCTCCTGCCGGAGACCCGGGGGATCGACCTGGCGACCATCGGGAACGAGCAGCAGGCCGGCACCGCGCGGGCCGCCTGA
- a CDS encoding M20 family metallopeptidase has product MDLRDDARSLHPDLVQLRRALHREPEVGLDLPRTRDRVLTALQGLPLEIHRGESTTSVTAVLRGGAAPDGDGLVVLLRGDMDALPVAENSGEDFAAETGTMHACGHDLHTAALAGAAQLLAAHRDRLAGDVVFMFQPGEEGWDGAGRMIDEGVLTAAGRRADHAYGLHVFSNKIPAGLVTTRPGVFLSASHALDVTVHGAGGHGSNPHTARDPIAAAAEMITSLQTMVTRRFDMFDPVVLTVGVVRAGTRRNIIPDTAQFEATIRSFSDTHAEQLPQLVREVCAGVAAAHGVRAEVTWHDEYPRTVNDADEVGFAGEVCAELLGEERFTIAPEPVSGSEDFSRVLAAIPGAFLGMGACPDGVDPAAAPMNHSPLARFDDGVLADAAALYASLATTRLAPAPEVTA; this is encoded by the coding sequence ATGGATCTTCGGGACGACGCGCGGTCCCTCCATCCGGATCTGGTGCAGCTGCGACGGGCCCTGCACCGCGAGCCCGAGGTGGGCCTGGACCTGCCCCGGACCCGGGACCGGGTGCTGACGGCGTTGCAGGGCCTTCCACTGGAGATCCACCGGGGCGAGTCGACGACCTCGGTGACCGCCGTGCTGCGCGGTGGCGCCGCCCCCGACGGGGACGGCCTGGTCGTGCTGCTGCGCGGGGACATGGACGCCCTGCCGGTCGCCGAGAACAGCGGCGAGGACTTCGCCGCGGAGACCGGCACGATGCATGCCTGCGGGCACGACCTGCACACCGCCGCGCTCGCCGGTGCCGCGCAGCTGCTCGCCGCGCATCGCGACCGGCTCGCCGGCGACGTCGTGTTCATGTTCCAGCCCGGCGAGGAGGGCTGGGACGGCGCAGGCCGGATGATCGACGAGGGCGTCCTCACCGCAGCGGGCCGGCGGGCCGACCACGCCTACGGCCTGCACGTGTTCTCCAACAAGATCCCGGCGGGCCTGGTCACCACCCGGCCCGGGGTCTTCCTGTCCGCCTCGCACGCCCTCGACGTGACCGTGCACGGCGCGGGTGGGCACGGCTCCAACCCGCACACCGCCCGGGACCCGATCGCCGCCGCCGCCGAGATGATCACCTCGCTGCAGACGATGGTGACCCGGCGGTTCGACATGTTCGACCCGGTCGTGCTGACCGTCGGCGTCGTCCGGGCCGGCACGCGGCGCAACATCATCCCGGACACCGCGCAGTTCGAGGCGACGATCCGCAGCTTCTCCGACACGCACGCCGAGCAGCTCCCGCAGCTGGTCCGCGAGGTGTGCGCGGGCGTCGCGGCGGCACACGGTGTCCGGGCCGAGGTGACCTGGCACGACGAGTACCCGCGGACGGTCAACGACGCCGACGAGGTCGGCTTCGCCGGTGAGGTCTGCGCGGAGCTGCTCGGCGAGGAGCGGTTCACGATCGCCCCGGAGCCGGTCAGCGGATCGGAGGACTTCTCGCGGGTGCTCGCCGCGATCCCCGGTGCGTTCCTCGGCATGGGGGCGTGCCCGGACGGCGTCGATCCCGCCGCCGCCCCGATGAACCACTCGCCGCTGGCCCGCTTCGACGACGGCGTGCTCGCCGACGCCGCCGCCCTCTACGCCTCGCTGGCCACCACCCGGCTGGCGCCCGCCCCGGAGGTGACCGCATGA
- a CDS encoding Lrp/AsnC family transcriptional regulator, with the protein MDDNAHHLLSEEDFALAHALQVHPRASWSGLAPVLGSSAVTLARRWQRLRDSGLAWVTSYPAVQEGGMQVALVEIDCAPGRLDEVAVALETEPQVMTIEYAARGRDLLLTVSAPTFTGLSGLVLDRIGRVPGVASTRTHLTAAVHIEGSQWRLDALDAGQIDAVRALLRADLGTRAAPVDLRGPVYGPIVRELGADGRAGAAAIAARLGRPASTVRRQLATLLRSRSLVFRCEVAQLLTRWPICVTWWMRLPTADVGDAVRRIRTDPRVRLCLSLTGPENFLVTAWTHSLTELVGMQSALERAAPAAEIVDTSVILRIRKRMGWLLHPDGRCTGRSVPLIPE; encoded by the coding sequence GTGGACGACAACGCTCACCATCTCCTCTCGGAGGAGGATTTCGCGCTCGCCCACGCCCTCCAGGTCCACCCGCGGGCGAGCTGGAGCGGGCTGGCGCCGGTCCTCGGCAGCTCGGCGGTCACGCTGGCCCGCCGCTGGCAGCGGCTGCGGGACTCCGGGCTGGCCTGGGTCACCAGCTACCCGGCGGTCCAGGAGGGCGGGATGCAGGTCGCCCTCGTGGAGATCGACTGCGCACCCGGCCGGCTCGACGAGGTCGCCGTCGCGCTGGAGACCGAACCCCAGGTCATGACCATCGAGTACGCCGCCCGCGGGCGCGACCTGTTGCTGACGGTGAGCGCGCCGACGTTCACCGGGCTGTCCGGGCTGGTGCTCGACCGGATCGGCCGGGTGCCGGGCGTGGCGTCGACCCGCACCCACCTCACGGCGGCCGTGCACATCGAGGGCAGCCAGTGGCGGCTCGACGCTCTCGACGCCGGTCAGATCGACGCGGTCCGGGCACTGCTCCGGGCCGACCTCGGCACCCGGGCCGCGCCGGTGGACCTGCGCGGGCCGGTGTACGGGCCGATCGTGCGCGAGCTCGGCGCCGACGGGCGGGCCGGCGCGGCCGCGATCGCGGCCCGGCTCGGGCGCCCCGCCTCGACGGTGCGTCGGCAGCTCGCGACCCTGCTCCGCTCCCGGTCGCTGGTCTTCCGCTGCGAGGTCGCGCAGCTGCTGACCCGGTGGCCGATCTGCGTGACGTGGTGGATGCGGCTGCCCACGGCGGACGTCGGCGATGCCGTGCGGCGGATCCGCACCGACCCCCGCGTCCGGCTCTGCCTGTCGCTCACCGGCCCGGAGAACTTCCTGGTCACGGCCTGGACGCATTCGCTGACCGAGCTCGTCGGCATGCAGTCGGCGCTCGAGCGGGCCGCGCCGGCGGCCGAGATCGTCGACACCTCGGTGATCCTGCGGATCCGCAAGCGGATGGGCTGGCTGCTGCACCCCGACGGCCGGTGCACCGGCCGGTCCGTGCCGCTCATCCCGGAGTGA